In Deinococcus arcticus, a genomic segment contains:
- a CDS encoding GH1 family beta-glucosidase: protein MEGAAQDDGRGPSIWDTYSRVPGKILDGTSGDVACDLYHRWASDLDLIAALDLNAYRFSVAWPRVLPRGTGPVNVQGLDFDDRLVGGALARGLQPHVTLYHWDLPQALQDRGGWPNPDIVHWFTEYALTVHARLGDRVASYATFNEPWCTAELGYHVGRHAPGQQDLRAALSASYHIQLAHGSAVRALRAQNTKAELGTVLNLYPVDAATDQPEDLLAAQLADEKINGWYLDPVLRGTFPALAAEQYGAYMPEIEPAALQGVKEPLDFLGANYYFRQWVSREGASRAGPPSPDIQRTAMDWEVYPEGLYGLLTDLHRTYQVPKYYITENGGAFEDQLVSGEVHDEARVRFLQTHLQALRRAMQDGVPVKGYFAWSLMDNDEWAFGYSKRFGIVHVDDATQQRNLKDSAKWYRAFMQQRR, encoded by the coding sequence ATTGAGGGGGCCGCGCAGGACGACGGCCGTGGCCCGTCCATCTGGGACACCTACAGCCGGGTGCCGGGCAAGATCCTGGACGGCACTTCGGGTGACGTGGCCTGCGATCTCTACCACCGCTGGGCGTCCGACCTGGATCTGATTGCGGCCCTGGACCTCAACGCGTACCGCTTCAGTGTGGCGTGGCCCCGGGTCCTGCCGCGCGGCACGGGGCCGGTAAACGTGCAGGGCCTGGACTTCGACGACCGCCTGGTGGGCGGCGCCCTGGCCAGGGGCCTGCAACCTCATGTCACGCTGTACCACTGGGATCTGCCGCAGGCCCTGCAGGACCGGGGCGGCTGGCCCAACCCGGACATCGTTCATTGGTTTACCGAGTACGCGCTGACCGTCCACGCCCGGCTCGGCGACCGGGTGGCCAGCTACGCCACCTTCAATGAGCCCTGGTGCACCGCCGAGCTGGGCTACCACGTGGGCCGGCATGCCCCAGGCCAGCAGGATCTGCGCGCGGCGCTCTCAGCGTCGTACCACATTCAACTCGCGCATGGCAGCGCGGTTCGGGCGCTGCGGGCGCAGAACACAAAAGCCGAACTGGGCACCGTGCTGAACCTGTACCCGGTGGACGCCGCGACAGATCAACCGGAGGACCTGCTGGCCGCGCAGCTGGCGGACGAGAAGATCAACGGGTGGTACCTCGACCCGGTGTTGCGGGGCACGTTTCCGGCGCTCGCGGCCGAACAGTACGGCGCGTACATGCCCGAGATCGAGCCTGCTGCCCTGCAGGGCGTGAAAGAGCCGCTCGATTTTCTGGGCGCGAATTACTACTTCCGGCAATGGGTCAGCCGCGAAGGCGCCAGCCGCGCCGGGCCCCCCTCCCCGGACATTCAACGGACGGCCATGGACTGGGAGGTCTACCCGGAAGGGCTGTATGGCCTGCTCACCGACCTGCACCGGACGTACCAAGTCCCCAAGTACTACATCACGGAGAATGGCGGCGCGTTTGAGGACCAGCTGGTGAGCGGCGAGGTGCACGATGAAGCGCGCGTGCGGTTTCTTCAGACGCATCTGCAGGCCCTGCGCCGGGCGATGCAGGACGGCGTGCCCGTGAAGGGCTACTTTGCCTGGAGCCTGATGGACAATGACGAGTGGGCGTTTGGGTACAGCAAGCGGTTCGGCATCGTTCACGTGGATGACGCCACGCAGCAGCGAAACCTAAAAGACAGTGCCAAGTGGTACCGGGCGTTCATGCAGCAGCGGCGCTAG
- a CDS encoding MFS transporter gives MAPSFPEAAGRWSALGALAFAVVLAMAPWFSAAAVLPQLRGVWTLTDAAASGLTLAVQLGFVAGAVLSAALNLADRVPPRRLILAGALLAAGANLGLLWAGGPGPAAGLRGLTGAALALVYPPALKAMSAWFRSGRGTALGVMVGALTLGSALPHLVNGLGGADWRSVILITSGLAALGGLIASRVEDGPHRFPAAPFRPGQAWQVLTGQGAGLATLGYLGHMWELYAMWAWFAAFFSEVLRTAGAADPARGAALATFAVVGVGAVGCWVGGLLGDRWGRTQLTTLAMGLSGACALALAGLADAAPGVVLALSLLWGFWIIADSAQFSTIVSEIADPAYIGTALTAQLALGFTLTAASIALVPVLVRVGGWPLAFVVLAAGPLLGTVAMRRLARTPEAARIAGGRG, from the coding sequence ATGGCCCCCTCCTTCCCGGAAGCCGCCGGGCGCTGGTCTGCGCTGGGCGCGCTGGCATTCGCAGTTGTTCTCGCGATGGCGCCGTGGTTCTCGGCGGCGGCGGTGCTGCCACAGCTGCGTGGGGTCTGGACCCTGACCGACGCGGCGGCGTCCGGGCTGACCCTGGCCGTGCAACTGGGATTCGTGGCAGGCGCGGTGCTCAGCGCCGCCCTGAATCTCGCGGACCGCGTGCCGCCCCGGCGGCTGATCCTGGCCGGCGCGTTGCTGGCCGCTGGTGCCAACCTGGGTCTGCTGTGGGCCGGGGGGCCGGGGCCGGCAGCGGGCCTGCGGGGGCTGACCGGCGCGGCGCTCGCCCTGGTGTATCCGCCGGCCCTCAAGGCCATGTCGGCGTGGTTTCGCAGCGGGCGCGGCACCGCGCTGGGGGTCATGGTGGGGGCCCTCACGCTGGGGTCGGCCCTGCCGCACCTCGTCAACGGGCTGGGGGGCGCCGACTGGCGCAGCGTGATTCTCATCACCAGCGGGCTCGCCGCGCTGGGTGGACTGATCGCGTCGCGCGTGGAGGACGGACCTCATCGCTTTCCAGCCGCTCCCTTCCGCCCCGGCCAGGCGTGGCAGGTGCTGACCGGGCAAGGCGCGGGCCTCGCCACCCTGGGCTACCTGGGGCATATGTGGGAGTTGTACGCGATGTGGGCGTGGTTTGCCGCCTTTTTCAGCGAGGTGTTGAGGACGGCCGGAGCAGCCGATCCGGCGCGCGGCGCCGCCCTGGCCACCTTTGCGGTTGTGGGGGTGGGCGCCGTGGGCTGCTGGGTGGGGGGCCTGCTGGGGGACCGCTGGGGACGCACCCAGCTGACCACGCTCGCCATGGGGCTCTCCGGGGCCTGCGCACTGGCGCTGGCCGGTCTGGCGGACGCCGCGCCGGGGGTGGTGCTTGCCCTCAGCCTGCTCTGGGGGTTCTGGATCATTGCCGACTCTGCCCAGTTTTCCACCATCGTGAGTGAAATTGCCGATCCGGCGTATATCGGGACGGCCCTGACCGCGCAGCTGGCCCTGGGGTTCACCCTGACGGCGGCCAGTATTGCCCTGGTGCCCGTGCTGGTGCGGGTGGGGGGCTGGCCACTGGCCTTTGTGGTGCTCGCGGCTGGACCGCTCCTGGGAACAGTCGCCATGCGCCGCCTGGCCCGCACGCCTGAGGCCGCCCGCATCGCCGGCGGGCGCGGCTGA
- a CDS encoding vWA domain-containing protein, whose translation MTTPTLELRPLRPALPAGQTAHLTLLIRVHPAPVPTHTARRPPLNLALVIDRSGSMGGHPLHMARQAAGAAVRQMGPNDRVSVVAFDDEVKVVVPSRAVTDPDGIIRAIDTIEAGGMTNLQGGWLEGATQVAAHLDPQALNRVVLLSDGQVNAGVVDRTEIARHVQGLTQRGVSTSSIGLGQDYDEELLLAIANAGDGNFEHVEDPGRLPTLFEEELQGLTRTTGRIVSLGLEPNPEFGVQVASVLNDFARNSFGRLHLPNLVDGQPVDIVVNLKVPGLTQRPGDTVGVTRVRLAWTARDGQRHRLRAQLNLPVLTGEAVLALPEDPAVLEAKALLDTARLKREAVQAMDQGQHDQARAHFNSARLVAMAAPMSAPMLAQELEDMTLLEDALNAGNAALSRKRALSQSHDRSRSKRRE comes from the coding sequence ATGACAACCCCCACCCTCGAACTGCGCCCCCTGCGCCCCGCCCTGCCCGCTGGCCAGACCGCCCACCTTACCCTGCTGATCCGCGTTCACCCTGCCCCGGTGCCCACCCACACGGCGCGGCGCCCGCCCCTCAACCTCGCCCTCGTCATTGACCGCAGCGGCTCGATGGGCGGCCACCCGCTGCACATGGCCAGGCAGGCGGCGGGCGCGGCCGTGCGTCAGATGGGGCCGAATGATCGTGTCAGCGTCGTCGCGTTTGACGACGAGGTCAAGGTCGTCGTGCCGAGCCGGGCCGTCACAGACCCGGACGGCATCATCCGCGCCATTGACACCATCGAGGCGGGCGGCATGACCAACCTGCAGGGCGGCTGGCTGGAAGGCGCCACCCAGGTGGCCGCGCACCTCGACCCGCAGGCCCTGAACCGCGTGGTGCTTCTCAGCGACGGTCAGGTCAATGCCGGCGTGGTGGACCGCACCGAGATCGCCAGGCACGTCCAGGGCCTGACCCAGCGTGGCGTCAGCACCTCTTCCATCGGGCTGGGCCAAGACTATGACGAGGAGCTGCTCCTGGCCATCGCAAACGCAGGTGACGGCAACTTCGAGCACGTCGAGGATCCAGGCCGCCTGCCGACCCTCTTCGAGGAAGAACTGCAGGGGCTGACCCGCACCACGGGCCGCATCGTCAGCCTGGGCCTGGAACCCAACCCGGAATTCGGCGTCCAGGTGGCATCGGTCCTGAACGACTTCGCCCGCAACTCGTTCGGTCGCCTGCACCTGCCCAATCTGGTGGACGGACAGCCGGTGGACATCGTGGTGAATCTGAAGGTTCCGGGCCTGACGCAGCGACCCGGCGACACCGTCGGCGTCACCCGCGTGCGCCTCGCCTGGACCGCCCGGGACGGACAGCGCCACCGGCTCCGCGCACAGCTGAACCTTCCGGTGCTCACGGGTGAGGCCGTCCTGGCCCTGCCTGAGGACCCGGCAGTGCTTGAAGCCAAAGCGCTGCTTGACACCGCGCGGCTGAAACGGGAAGCGGTGCAGGCGATGGATCAGGGCCAGCATGACCAGGCCCGGGCGCATTTCAACAGCGCCCGCCTCGTCGCCATGGCCGCGCCGATGTCGGCCCCCATGCTGGCCCAGGAGCTTGAGGACATGACCCTGCTTGAAGACGCCCTGAATGCCGGAAACGCCGCTCTTTCCCGCAAGCGGGCGCTGAGTCAGTCACACGACCGCTCGCGCAGCAAACGGCGAGAATAG
- a CDS encoding MerR family transcriptional regulator — MSAPFLPQSWSGNLDALVSTANTYLPHLLPLDKAGRAKEDVNARLVRHYTTERLLDEPLREGREARYIRRHLLQLLVLRKLMAAGHGAAALRDTLQARADPDLEALLTGEQLDLQPSNPALEYLKHLSAGAPTRAAAPAAPAPTPRALPNPEPLTRLTLAPGLELLVRADARLPSSRLEQDQLAHTLLAALDGLRRSR; from the coding sequence ATGTCAGCGCCGTTCCTCCCCCAAAGCTGGTCAGGCAATCTTGACGCCCTGGTCAGCACCGCTAACACGTACCTCCCTCACCTGCTGCCCCTTGACAAGGCTGGCCGCGCCAAGGAGGACGTCAACGCCCGCCTGGTTCGCCACTACACCACCGAGCGCCTGCTTGACGAACCTCTGCGGGAAGGTCGCGAGGCCCGCTACATTCGCCGGCACCTGCTGCAACTGCTGGTCCTGCGAAAACTGATGGCCGCCGGACACGGCGCCGCCGCCCTGCGCGACACCCTGCAGGCCCGGGCCGACCCCGACCTGGAGGCCCTGCTGACCGGTGAACAGCTGGACCTGCAGCCCAGCAATCCCGCCCTGGAGTACCTCAAACACCTGAGCGCCGGTGCCCCCACCCGGGCCGCCGCGCCCGCAGCTCCGGCCCCCACTCCCCGCGCTCTGCCCAATCCCGAACCCCTGACGCGCCTGACCCTGGCGCCTGGCCTCGAACTGCTCGTCCGCGCTGACGCCCGCCTGCCCAGCAGCCGCCTGGAACAGGACCAACTCGCTCACACCCTGCTGGCCGCCCTTGACGGGCTGAGGAGATCACGATGA
- a CDS encoding helix-turn-helix transcriptional regulator codes for MTARRSSETATAPRSWQKSHRLTDLVAELQARPQSTAELARQFGVGQRSVQRDLEALRAMGYPVQEGPPGQYYIPRNGTLLRPAEVLAAYTALRLAHHHSPALGGHYRRALHSLSLALPERVRHTLNASIRTGSQGLFTDRQMEVIAAAWLDGQVMRFDHRERSGILRAGLELCVYFVELSRTNLAPFVIGLNRQSGTIETYKLARMSNLHLLAERYEMDPDFDPQAYLSDAWGVIGGEDTVTVTVRFEPDAAYRVLEGGFPQSTLIRGDGFVDLEFRAGIDETGLPCELMPFLLSWGARAEVLSPPEVRRAWLAELRDALDRFDRTAQAAC; via the coding sequence ATGACCGCTCGCCGTTCTTCCGAAACCGCGACAGCGCCCCGCAGCTGGCAGAAATCGCACCGCCTCACCGACTTGGTCGCTGAACTTCAGGCGCGACCTCAATCCACTGCCGAACTCGCCCGCCAGTTCGGTGTGGGACAACGCAGCGTTCAGCGAGACCTGGAAGCGCTCCGGGCCATGGGGTATCCCGTGCAGGAAGGCCCGCCCGGGCAGTACTACATTCCCCGCAACGGCACCCTCCTGCGCCCCGCAGAAGTCCTGGCCGCTTATACGGCCCTGCGGCTGGCCCACCACCACTCTCCAGCGCTGGGCGGCCATTACCGCCGCGCCCTGCACAGCCTGTCACTGGCGCTGCCAGAGCGCGTGCGCCACACCCTGAATGCCAGCATCCGCACGGGCAGCCAGGGCCTGTTCACCGACCGCCAGATGGAGGTGATTGCCGCCGCGTGGCTCGACGGGCAGGTGATGCGGTTCGACCACCGGGAGCGCAGCGGCATTCTGCGTGCGGGTCTGGAACTGTGCGTGTACTTCGTGGAGCTCAGCCGCACCAACCTTGCGCCGTTCGTGATTGGCCTGAACAGGCAGTCCGGCACCATTGAGACCTACAAGCTCGCGCGCATGAGCAACCTGCACCTGTTGGCCGAACGGTACGAGATGGATCCTGACTTTGACCCGCAGGCGTACCTGTCTGATGCCTGGGGCGTCATTGGCGGTGAGGACACCGTGACCGTCACTGTACGCTTCGAGCCAGACGCCGCCTACCGGGTGCTGGAGGGTGGGTTTCCGCAGTCCACCCTGATTCGGGGAGACGGCTTCGTGGACCTTGAATTCCGCGCGGGCATAGACGAAACCGGGCTGCCCTGCGAACTGATGCCGTTCCTGCTCAGCTGGGGCGCACGGGCCGAGGTGCTCTCCCCGCCGGAAGTGCGCCGCGCCTGGCTGGCCGAACTGCGTGACGCGCTGGACCGGTTTGACCGGACGGCCCAGGCCGCCTGTTGA